The following are encoded together in the Flavihumibacter fluvii genome:
- a CDS encoding DUF3857 domain-containing transglutaminase family protein, producing the protein MKQLLLLFSMFISMTVSITVVGGEYPVSAIPNELLKNANAVIRKQEQVIEINSLNKVTLRDHYVITILNEAGENEAYWMEYYSRLRTIHHIEGALYDAMGNKIRTIRKSEIKDEPVSSSMTMVDDDRIKYHNFYYKTFPYTVEYESEVTKSESMFLPSWTPLNAKNVAVELSSLTLISPIDYEVRVKIFNSLKPAVVTTAGKIKTSIWSISQQPPVPREYAAPGIYELAPYISFGPSAFKLGDYTGSMRTWKEYGQFIIKMNSGLTDLPQSIKDKVAQLTASAKSDEEKVKRLYEFMQRNTHYVGIQLGIGGWRPFSASYVAENGYGDCKALSNYMVALLKAAGIQANYVLIRSGENERDISFDFPSSQFNHAICAVPLKQDTIWLECTSQTVPAGYMGSFTGNRHALMITDDGGTIVATPRYDKNQNTLRGNFSGIIDPEGKLNLQAIITYQAECSDVLHGRIHAQSKEEQLKYLKKSLDIPYYDIVDFSYLESGGKIPSITENFHLQAPNYSQVSGKRLFIIPNVLNRWDNKLDADTARFHPVVLTDERYESDSVFIALPSGYRPESLPKPLEIQTPYGNYTASVTIKDDQLMYSRTLSLNRGRFPAPDYNKLVKFYEQVYKADRAKVVLVKSE; encoded by the coding sequence ATGAAGCAGCTCTTATTACTTTTTTCGATGTTTATTTCAATGACAGTTTCAATTACTGTCGTAGGCGGTGAATACCCTGTTTCAGCTATTCCTAATGAATTACTAAAGAATGCGAATGCTGTGATCCGGAAGCAGGAACAGGTCATAGAAATTAATTCCCTGAATAAAGTAACCCTCCGTGACCACTATGTTATTACAATCCTGAATGAAGCTGGTGAAAATGAGGCATATTGGATGGAATATTATTCAAGGTTACGGACAATTCACCATATTGAAGGCGCATTGTACGATGCTATGGGAAATAAAATCAGGACGATCAGAAAAAGTGAAATAAAAGATGAGCCCGTTTCATCTTCCATGACCATGGTAGATGATGATCGTATCAAGTACCATAATTTTTATTACAAAACATTTCCTTATACCGTGGAGTATGAATCAGAAGTCACTAAATCTGAATCTATGTTCCTACCCAGCTGGACGCCTTTGAACGCAAAAAATGTTGCGGTTGAGTTGAGTAGTTTAACACTTATTTCCCCGATCGATTATGAGGTGAGGGTTAAAATATTTAATAGTTTAAAGCCGGCCGTTGTTACTACTGCAGGTAAAATAAAAACTTCCATCTGGAGTATCAGCCAGCAACCTCCAGTACCGCGGGAATATGCTGCACCTGGGATATATGAACTTGCCCCATACATCAGTTTCGGGCCTTCTGCGTTTAAACTGGGTGATTATACTGGTTCCATGCGGACCTGGAAGGAATATGGCCAGTTTATTATTAAGATGAATTCCGGATTGACTGACCTACCCCAATCCATTAAAGATAAAGTAGCCCAACTGACTGCCAGTGCTAAATCAGATGAAGAGAAAGTGAAAAGGTTGTATGAATTTATGCAACGAAATACCCACTACGTCGGTATCCAGTTAGGGATTGGCGGATGGAGGCCATTTTCTGCCAGTTATGTGGCAGAAAATGGATATGGAGATTGTAAGGCATTGTCAAATTATATGGTAGCGTTATTAAAGGCTGCAGGTATTCAGGCAAATTATGTACTTATCAGGTCGGGGGAAAATGAACGAGATATTTCTTTTGACTTTCCAAGTTCACAATTTAATCATGCAATTTGCGCAGTTCCATTAAAGCAGGATACCATTTGGCTGGAATGTACCAGCCAGACTGTACCTGCAGGTTATATGGGAAGTTTCACAGGAAACCGGCACGCACTTATGATCACGGATGATGGCGGTACTATTGTTGCTACACCCCGATACGACAAAAACCAAAATACATTAAGAGGAAATTTTTCAGGAATAATTGATCCTGAAGGCAAGTTAAATTTACAAGCAATAATAACATACCAGGCGGAATGCAGTGATGTTCTGCATGGCAGGATCCATGCACAATCTAAGGAGGAACAATTAAAGTATCTCAAAAAAAGCCTTGACATTCCCTACTATGATATAGTGGATTTTTCTTATTTAGAATCCGGAGGTAAAATTCCTTCCATTACAGAAAACTTTCATCTTCAGGCACCAAATTATTCCCAGGTTTCCGGAAAACGTTTATTCATAATTCCTAATGTGCTGAACAGGTGGGATAACAAACTCGATGCAGATACTGCCCGCTTTCATCCTGTTGTTCTTACTGATGAACGATATGAATCTGATTCTGTTTTCATTGCATTACCCAGTGGTTATAGGCCGGAATCATTGCCCAAACCATTAGAAATCCAGACGCCATACGGTAATTATACAGCCAGCGTGACTATTAAGGATGACCAGCTCATGTATTCCAGGACTTTATCTTTAAACAGGGGTCGGTTCCCTGCTCCTGATTACAATAAACTGGTAAAGTTTTATGAACAGGTATATAAGGCCGATCGTGCGAAGGTTGTGCTTGTTAAATCTGAATAA
- a CDS encoding serine hydrolase domain-containing protein, whose product MQILLKSFLAFILVTSTIVTTGQTKPSKFTDIPALTAGLQKYQKALGNDFVVIVHKNGKEVYKREFGELKAGSQEAVGAASQWLTAALVMTFVDEGKLRLDDRVGDFLPVMESYSKGYITIRQCLSHTTAIETDMPVFRSALKKKKFDTLEDEVKSIAKDRNMKGKQGTQFYYGNLGPNIAGQVLEVISKKNFDRLFRDRLGKALGLRRTTFMSDGVYAENPSAGAKSSADDYIKFLTMLMNNGMYNGKQVLSEKSVNEIFRMQTGAAKIVYTSPLSQGNAYGLGCWLQEKDEQGNGILVNCPGISGTWPWIHRGKGYSAIIFTKGEMPDQQRVVFEEIRNLIEESIQ is encoded by the coding sequence ATGCAAATCCTGCTGAAATCCTTCCTGGCATTTATCCTGGTTACCAGTACCATCGTAACAACAGGACAAACCAAACCAAGTAAGTTTACCGATATCCCAGCACTAACAGCCGGACTACAAAAATACCAGAAGGCACTTGGAAATGATTTCGTTGTCATTGTACATAAAAATGGTAAGGAAGTATACAAACGGGAATTCGGTGAATTAAAAGCAGGATCACAGGAAGCTGTTGGTGCTGCCAGCCAATGGCTAACCGCTGCCCTGGTCATGACATTTGTGGATGAAGGCAAGCTCAGGCTTGATGACCGGGTGGGCGATTTCCTGCCGGTGATGGAAAGTTATAGCAAAGGATATATTACCATCAGGCAATGCCTTTCCCATACCACCGCCATTGAAACAGATATGCCGGTATTCAGGAGTGCCTTGAAAAAGAAAAAATTTGATACGCTGGAAGATGAAGTGAAAAGTATTGCAAAGGACCGCAATATGAAAGGCAAGCAGGGCACCCAATTTTATTATGGTAACCTGGGGCCGAATATTGCGGGACAAGTTTTGGAAGTGATTAGTAAGAAAAATTTCGATCGATTATTCCGTGACCGTTTAGGCAAGGCTTTGGGATTGCGTCGGACGACATTTATGAGTGATGGCGTTTACGCCGAAAACCCATCTGCCGGTGCAAAGTCAAGTGCAGACGACTACATCAAATTCCTTACGATGCTCATGAATAATGGAATGTATAATGGCAAACAGGTTTTGAGCGAAAAATCTGTAAATGAAATATTCCGAATGCAAACCGGGGCAGCAAAAATAGTATATACTTCACCCCTATCCCAGGGAAACGCTTATGGTTTGGGATGCTGGCTGCAGGAAAAGGATGAACAGGGAAATGGGATATTGGTGAATTGTCCAGGCATCAGTGGAACATGGCCCTGGATACATCGCGGAAAAGGTTATTCTGCAATAATATTTACCAAAGGCGAAATGCCCGACCAACAGCGGGTGGTCTTTGAAGAAATCAGGAACCTGATTGAAGAATCCATTCAATAG